Proteins found in one Camelus bactrianus isolate YW-2024 breed Bactrian camel chromosome X, ASM4877302v1, whole genome shotgun sequence genomic segment:
- the MSN gene encoding moesin, whose protein sequence is MPKTINVRVTTMDAELEFAIQPNTTGKQLFDQVVKTIGLREVWFFGLQYQDTKGFSTWLKLNKKVTAQDVRKESPLLFKFRAKFYPEDVSEELIQDITQRLFFLQVKEGILNDDIYCPPETAVLLASYAVQSKYGDFNKEVHKSGYLAGDKLLPQRVLEQHKLNKDQWEERIQVWHEEHRGMLREDAVLEYLKIAQDLEMYGVNYFNIKNKKGSELWLGVDALGLNIYEQNDRLTPKIGFPWSEIRNISFNDKKFVIKPIDKKAPDFVFYAPRLRINKRILALCMGNHELYMRRRKPDTIEVQQMKAQAREEKHQKQMERALLENEKKKREMAEKEKEKIEREKEELMERLKQIEEQTKKAQQELEEQTRRALELEQERKRAQSEAEKLAKERQEAEEAKEALLQASRDQKKTQEQLALEMAELTARISQLEMARKKKESEAAEWQQKAQMVQEDLEKTRAELKTAMSTPHVAEPAENEQDEQDENGAEASADLQADAMAKDRSEEERTTEAEKNERVQKHLKALTSELANARDESKKTANDMIHAENMRLGRDKYKTLRQIRQGNTKQRIDEFESM, encoded by the exons ATCAATGTGCGTGTGACCACcatggatgcagagctggaatttgCCATACAGCCCAACACCACTGGCAAGCAGCTGTTTGACCAG GTGGTGAAAACTATTGGCCTGAGGGAAGTTTGGTTTTTTGGTCTGCAGTACCAGGACACTAAGGGTTTCTCTACCTGGCTGAAACTCAATAAGAAG GTGACTGCTCAGGATGTGCGGAAGGAAAGCCCCTTGCTTTTCAAGTTCCGGGCCAAGTTCTACCCTGAGGATGTATCTGAGGAATTGATCCAGGACATCACACAGCGCCTGTTCTTCCTGCAAGTGAAAGAAGGCATTCTCAATGATGATATTTACTGCCCACCTGAGACTGCCGTGTTGCTGGCCTCCTATGCTGTCCAGTCCAAGTATGGTGACTTCAATAAGGAAGTCCACAAATCTGGCTACTTGGCTGGGGACAAGTTGCTGCCACAGAG GGTCCTGGAGCAGCACAAACTTAACAAGGACCAGTGGGAGGAGCGGATCCAGGTGTGGCATGAGGAGCACCGGGGCATGCTCAG GGAGGATGCTGTCTTGGAGTATCTGAAGATTGCCCAGGATCTGGAGATGTATGGTGTGAACTACTTCAACATCAAGAACAAGAAAGGCTCAGAGTTGTGGCTAGGGGTGGATGCCCTGGGTCTCAACATCTATGAGCAGAATGACAG ACTGACTCCTAAGATAGGCTTCCCCTGGAGTGAAATCAGGAACATCTCTTTCAATGACAAGAAATTTGTCATCAAGCCCATTGACAAAAAAGCCCCG GACTTTGTCTTCTATGCTCCCCGGCTACGGATTAACAAGCGGATCTTGGCTCTGTGCATGGGGAACCATGAGCTATACATGCGCCGCCGCAAGCCTGACACCATTGAGGTGCAGCAGATGAAGGCACAGGCCCGGGAGGAAAAGCACCAGAAGCAGATGGAGCG tgctctgctggaaaatgagaagaagaaaCGTGAGATggcagaaaaggagaaggagaagattGAACGGGAAAAGGAGGAACTGATGGAGAGGCTGAAGCAGATTGAGGAACAGACTAAGAAGGCTCAGCAAG AACTGGAAGAACAGACCCGCAGGGCTCTGGAACTTGAACAGGAGCGGAAGCGCGCCCAGAGTGAGGCTGAGAAACTGGCCAAAGAGCGTCAAGAAGCTGAAGAGGCCAAGGAGGCCCTGTTGCAGGCCTCCCGGGACCAGAAGAAGACCCAGGAACAGCTG GCCTTGGAAATGGCAGAGCTGACAGCTCGGATCTCCCAGCTGGAGATGGCCcgaaagaaaaaggagagtgaGGCTGCAGAATGGCAGCAGAAG GCTCAGATGGTACAAGAAGACCTGGAGAAGACCCGTGCGGAGCTGAAGACTGCCATGAGCACTCCTCATGTGGCAGAGCCTGCTGAGAATGAGCAGGATGAGCAGGATGAGAATGGGGCAGAGGCCAGCGCTGACCTGCAGGCTGATGCCATGGCCAAGGACCGCAGTGAGGAAGAACGTACCACTGAGGCAGAGAAGAATGAGCGTGTCCAGAAGCACCTGAAG GCTCTCACTTCAGAGCTGGCCAATGCCCGCGATGAGTCCAAGAAGACTGCTAATGACATGATCCATGCTGAGAACATGCGACTGGGTCGAGACAAATACAAGACCCTGCGCCAGATCCGGCAGGGCAATACCAAGCAGCGCATTGATGAGTTTGAGTCCATGTAA